In the Trinickia acidisoli genome, AACCGTCACTCAAACGCCCGCCGACAATGAAGTGCTATGGGCAGGTACCGTCACCACCGTGCGCAACATCGCCTCGAAGTCTCGCGCATAGCCGCGGCTATCGAACAGCTGGAACTCCGTGCGCCCTTTGTTGAGATGCGCCTTGAGCACGTTTACACGTTCAGGCTGTTCGAGGAGACCGCTTACTATGCGCACGTATTCTTCCGCACTACTCGCGACGAGCTGGTCGAGACCGACGGCGTGAAGCAGCGATGCCGCGACGCGCGAAGCAAATGTTTCTGCGCTCAAGGTCACCACGGGCACGCCGGCCCAAAGCGCGTCACTGGTACCCGTGTGCCCGCCGTAAGGACTGGTATCCAGCATCAGGTCCGCGCACGTCAATCTCGACAAATGCCTTTGGGAATTCTCAAAGGGTCCGAAAATCAGCCGTTCCGGCTTGACGCCCCGAATGGCTGCTTCGTTGCGCAAGTTGCAAACAGTCGACTCGCAAAAATCGAGTAGCCACAACACACATGTCGGGTAACGGCGTAACAGCGCGCACCAAAGATCAAACATACCAGGCGTGATCTTCCACGCCTGACCGAAGTTGGCCAACACGAACGCGTCGGATGGCAGCCCCACCTCTTCTCTTGAAACGCGTACCGGCAACGGCCGCCGCGCATCGTTAGGCTGGTAACAGCGAGGCAGCCGCACGACTGCCTCGGAATAATTTGATTCGAGTTCTTTTGGCACGACGATGTCGTCAGCGATGATGCCATCCACGAGCGAGCCGCCAAAAGTGGCCGGATAGTATAGGTAAGCGAACTGTACTGGGGCGGGGCGTCGTGCGAGCACACCGCACCGTGCATCCGTCGGCCCCTTTAGGAAAAGCAGCACGTCGATGTTCTGCCGCGCGATGTAGGCAGCGAGCTCACCGTTATCCAGTTCCGCCACGTGATGAAAACGGTCAAATGCCACCTTGATGCGCTGACGCAAAGAGTCGCCTTCGCTCGCGTGACCAAAATCGAAAGCGATATACTCGAATGCCTCGCGATCATGCTCCTCGATGAGTCCGACCATCAGATAGGACGTGGCCTGATTGGCGA is a window encoding:
- a CDS encoding O-linked N-acetylglucosamine transferase, SPINDLY family protein, translated to MHARTVTNPALDSKAATLDEAMALEAAGRWEDARKLYEHCHEADPFTRDLNAVMQELRCSINLCYWHRYEHLQRILMHAVDNGGYVLGETSVASPVLSGSRLRQCAQRAAVAHTRAARTAVPAFESVGQFESNRTAGRLKVGFLGCDFANQATSYLMVGLIEEHDREAFEYIAFDFGHASEGDSLRQRIKVAFDRFHHVAELDNGELAAYIARQNIDVLLFLKGPTDARCGVLARRPAPVQFAYLYYPATFGGSLVDGIIADDIVVPKELESNYSEAVVRLPRCYQPNDARRPLPVRVSREEVGLPSDAFVLANFGQAWKITPGMFDLWCALLRRYPTCVLWLLDFCESTVCNLRNEAAIRGVKPERLIFGPFENSQRHLSRLTCADLMLDTSPYGGHTGTSDALWAGVPVVTLSAETFASRVAASLLHAVGLDQLVASSAEEYVRIVSGLLEQPERVNVLKAHLNKGRTEFQLFDSRGYARDFEAMLRTVVTVPAHSTSLSAGV